The genomic interval AAACTTGATTGCCGTACATTTTTGTCGGGAACGGTACCATTCCAAGCTCTGCGGACGAGCCATATTCAAAGCCGCGGCTCTTTAGCACTTCCGCTGTAATGCGTTCAATTTCAGGCATATTTGCGAGAATCGTCTGACGTGCTTCCTCAATCGTCTGAGGTCCTGTCACCCAGCTATTCATCGCTTTAACGATTTCATCCCGGACAAGACGTTTCACGACTTGATCAGCAGGATTATCGGAATTGGCTAAAATACGAAGGCGAATGGCTTCCTGCGGAATTTCTCCGCCTGCAACCGCAGCATCCATTTGCTGAGCTTCCCAGCTCATAATTAAAATGATAAGTGCAAAAATAATAAAACCATATGATTTGCGATAAACAAATTTATTAGCCTTACCCGAATTAGAATGAGCGGATTTAGAAATATTGGAATAGGAATGAATAGAATAATGGCTGGACATATAACACAAGCTCCTCTCGTCGCACCCGTCAGTGCGTCTGCTTGCGTTCCGGAACGTATCTATCCGTCATTATGTCCGTTATGCTTAATATATAAACCTATCAATCTATCTATTTTTTATCTTATCGCAGACGCTCTTCTAGCAAGTTATAATATTTTCAATAAATGAGAAGGATGGATGAAAAATGGATTTTCAAAAAACTTATGCAGCGTATCGGCCGTTGCTCCATTCCATTGCTTATCGGATGCTTGGCACATTCAGCGAGGCCGAGGATTTGGTCCAGGATGTGTTTGCAGACTACAGCCTTTTGGACCCTAGTGAAATTAAAAATGAGAAGTCCTATCTCGTTCGGATGCTCACTAACCGCTCGATCAATCTCAGCCAATCCGCGCGCAAAAGAAAAGAAGTATATGTTGGACAATGGCTGCCCGAACCAGACGTCAGCACCGTAAAACAAGACCCTGCTGAAATTTATGCGGAGCATGAAGAGATTTCCTACGCGCTGCTTGTCATGCTTGAGCAGCTTACAGCCGTTGAACGGGCAGTGTTTATTTTAAGAGAATCACTTCAATACGATTATGAGGATATTGCTTCCTGCTTACATAAAACGACAGCAAACTGTCGTAAAATATACAGCCGAGCCAAAGAGAAGCTTCAGGAAGATAGATCGATGCTACCCATAAACACGGATAAAGCCGAGACCCTCGCTGTTGCCTTCATGGAAGCAGCTTCCTCTGGAAATTTCGAGAAACTGATTTCTCTTTTATCCGAAGAAGCGATTCTTGTCTCCGATGGAGGAGGCAAGGTACGTGCAGCTATTTTCGCTATTATTAGCAGAGAAAGAGTCATCGCCTTTTTGAAGGGTGTTATTCCGAAGACCTTCTTGGGAGATAGCCATCAATTCGCTGACGTGAACGGACAAGCTGGTGTCATCGTTAACCAAGCCGGTATGCCAAGAAGTGTTATCAGCTTTCGGCTCGATGAGGAAGGGCAGAAGGTTGAGCGGATTTATGTCATGTTGAACCCAGATAAGCTGAAGCATGTTCGGATCGAATGACCATTTGAAAATTTACGAACCGCCAATCGCGAACACAGCATGACTAAAGTATGACTAAACAAAGACGACTAAATAAAAAAATTTTTAACCTTCTGTCACAACCGATAACTGTGTTTTGTCTTAGAGGATGAAAGCAAATAATTAGAACATAGAGGAGAATGAGGAACATGACAGAAAGAGTCCAAATAGCAAAAGAAATACCTGCTGCATATCAGGCAATGAGCGGATTGGAGAAATACCTAGGCACTACGAGCATCGACAAGCAGCTGCTAGAATTGATTAAAATTCGCGCATCGCAAATAAATGGCTGTGCATTCTGCATTAATATGCACACGAAGGACGCTAGAAGCTTGGGCGAGACTGAGCAGCGAATTTACGCATTAAGCGCTTGGCGCGATACGCCTTACTTTACGAAGGAGGAGCGAGCGGTACTCGCTTTGACGGAGGCTGTCACAGTCATTACGAAAGAGCATGTGCCCGATGCAGTATATGAAGAAGTTGCCCGGTATTTCGAGAGCAAACAAGTCGGCGAGATTATTATGGCTATTATTACGATCAACGGGTGGAACCGTCTTGCGATAAGCACCGGTATGATGCCGGAATAAGTGTGAGCGGATAAAATCGGTGAAAAAGCGCTAAGTGATGGGTTGCAGTGAAAATAAGCCTAGTATATAGGCTTATTTTTGCGTGTCACATAAAAAAATGCGCTAAATGATGTGTTCGAGCGAAAATAAGTCTAAAAAGTAGGCTTATTTTCGTCAAAGGAGCTGTTTTCTCGAAAATAGAGCTAGAATGTAGGCTAATTTTTACATGTCACATACAAAAACGCGCTAAATGATGTGTTCGAGCGAAAATAAGTCTAAAAAGTAGGCTTATTTTCGTCAAAGGAACTTTTTTCGCGAAAATAGAGCTAGAATGTAGGCTAATGTTTGCTCATGAGCTACAAAAAAGCACTAAATGATGCGTTCCAGTGAAAATAAGACTAAAATATAGGCTTATTTTCGTCAAAGGAGCTGTTTTCTCGAAAATAGAGCTAGAATGTAGGCTTATTTTTACATGTCACATACAAAAACGCGGTAAATGATGAGTTCGAGCGAAAATAAGTCTAGAATATAGGCTTATTTCCGTCAATGGAACCCTTTTCTCGAAAATAGAACTAGAATGTAGGCTTATGTTTGCTCATCACCCGCAATAAAGCGCTAAGTGACATGCTCCGGCGAAAATAAATCTAGGAAATAGATTTATTTTGCTGAGCCCAGTCAGGCTGCTGCTTGAAAATGGCTGCTTTAAATGAAACAGAGGCTTTCCCGAAGTAGATAAATCTACTTTTGGGGAAGCCTCTTTTGCTGCAAGCGAAGTTAACTCCTTGTTGCAATGACATGGCGCTCGATTCCAGCGTAGTCACTGATGATTCGAATGTCGTCCCATTGCGACATTTCGCGCATCATGTCGGCAACGATGCGAGGCTGGCCCATACCGAGCTCGAATGCGACGATGCGAGGCATTTGCGCGAGCAGCGGAAGCTGCTCCAGCATGCGCCGGTACGGGATCAACCCGTCCGGCCCGCCTTCTAGCGCGAGATGCGGCTCATAGTCGCGAACTTCGCGCTGCAGCTCTAACATATCCGCCGCCGGTATATACGGCGGATTGGATACTAGCACGTCGATGCGAAGCTCGCCGTGCTGCAGTTCACCCTGCTCATGCCCATGTACAAATGGCATGAGCAGGTCGCCCTGCACGAATGTCAACCGATCCGCCGCATCATGGCGGATCGCGTTCGTGCGGGCGACTGCCAGCGCGTCCGGCGATAGATCGGACGCGCATACGCGCCATGCGTGACGCTGCGAAGCTAGCGTCACGGCGATGGCGCCGCTGCCTGTGCCGACGTCGACAATGGTCGGCGGCTGCATATCCCCTGCAATCAGCGCAGGGGGCCAAATAAGATCAGCTGCCTCAAGCACAGCCTCGACGAGCAGCTCTGTTTCCGGACGCGGAATGAGCACGGCAGGCGAGACTGTAAATGGCTGCCCATAAAACCATTGCTCACCAATAATATATTGAACAGGCTCCCCAGCAGCCTTACGACGTATGAGGTCTTCCCATTCTGCTAACCGCTCTGCAGGAAATAACTCACTGCCATCACGCAGCAATGCCGCTCGATCCATATTCAGCAAATGCATGAGCAGAAGCTCTGCATTGTTGCGCGGTTCTTCCACCGCTTCCGATTGCAAAATCGCTGTCGCTTGCATGCAAGCTTGCCGCAATGTTAATGGCGCAACAAACCATTGCTCCTCCGAATGCTTGCTCATCCCTGTATCGCCCTTCCCACTTTAAAGTAACTTCCTTCTCCTTCATGCAGCAACTATAGCCTCTTTTGCCATTACCGCCTCACAGCTAGCAGTACATTCGACAATAATTCACTGCAATGTCCAATCTATTTATGCGCTCCACACGACCATTTGCCTTGCCTTCGCTTCCCCAAACCGAACAAAACGCCAGACCGCTGATTGCTTATTGTAAGCAACCAGCGACCCAGCGCAAATTTGTTAAGCCATTTCACGTTCCATAAGATCAGCTTGCTCTGCAATCGTCAGGGAGGAAATAACCTCTGTCAAATCGCCGTTCATCACTGAATCCAGCTTATGAAGCGTTAATCCGATACGGTGATCCGTTACACGGCTTTGCGGGAAATTGTATGTGCGAATACGTTCGCTGCGATCTCCCGTTCCAACCTTGCTCTTACGCTCGCCCGCATACTTTGCTTCTTCCTCTTGACGGCGAACATCAGAGATACGTGCACGAAGCACGGCAAGTGCCTTCGCTTTGTTCTCATTCTGTGATTTGCCATCTTGGCAAGTCGCCATAATGCCGGTTGGAACGTGCAATACACGTACCGCGGATTTCGTCGTATTAACGGATTGACCGCCCGCTCCACTGGAGCAGAACGTGTCCACGCGAATATCCTTGTCGAAAATTTCAATCTCCACATCTTCAACCTCAGGCATAACAGCTACCGTAGATGTTGATGTATGAATACGGCCGCCTGATTCCGTTACTGGAATCCGTTGTACGCGATGAGCGCCGCTTTCGAATTTCATCTTGCTGTACGCGCCCTTGCCCGTAATCATAAAAATTACCTCTTTAAATCCGCCAACGTCGTTCTCGCTGAAATCCATTAGCTCTACACGCCAGCCTTGTGCATCAGCAAACTTTGTATACATACGATATAACTCATATGCGAACAATGCTGCTTCGTCTCCGCCAGCCGCACCGCGAATTTCGACAATAACGTTCTTGTCATCATTAGGGTCCTTCGGCAATAGAACGATACGAATTTGCTCATCAAGCTCAGCTTGGCGTTTGCTCAATTCGTCGATTTCCATTTTAACCATTTCACGCATTTCGTCATCGAGTTTCTCAGCTTGCATCAGCTTAGCGTCGTCCAGCTGCTCGGTAACTTGTTTATATTCCGTAAAGGCATCATATGCCTCTTGTAAATCCGACTGCTCCTTGGAAAGCTCTCTAAGCCGCTTGGGATCACTGGATACATCTGGATCACACAATAGCTCACTCAGCTTCTCATACCGGTCTGCGAGTGCTTGTAAACGGTCAAACACGATCATTCACCTCTGTTTATTCCATTAGGATAATGTTCATTATACCATATCATCGAGTTTCTATCGACTGCTGGTTTCGATTTACAGCCAGCTAATCATGCCCATTTTTACGAACCGCTTCATTCTTCATATACCAGGCAACCGCCATTGGTTACTGAGCATCCAGCATGAATCTTGATTGCAACAAAACCCTGTAAGCGCAAAGCTGCACTTACAGGGCTCTATTATTCCCCTAATATTTACACGTTAAAACGGAAATGGATAACATCGCCGTCACGAACGACATATTCTTTGCCCTCAAGACGAACTTGCCCCTTCTCACGAGCCGCTACCATCGAACCCGCAGCTGCAAGATCTGTAAAGGAAACAACCTCAGCACGAATGAATCCACGTTCGAAATCGGTATGAATAACGCCAGCCGCCTGCGGCGCTTTTGTTCCACTGCGAATCGTCCATGCTCGAACCTCTTGTACACCGGCTGTGAAGTAAGTGTATAGGCCAAGAAGCTTGTAAGCTGCACTGATCAAACGGTTCAAGCCCGACTCCGACATGCCAAGCTCCTCAAGGAACATTTCTTTGTCTTCGCCTTCAAGCTCGGCAATCTCAGCTTCAACCTTCGCGCTGATTGGCACAACTTCAGCACCTTCAGCAGCTGCGAATTCGCGTACTTTCTGTACGTACTCATTGCCGTCTGAATTTGAAACCTCGTCTTCGCTCACATTAGCGGCATACAAAACCGTCTTCATTGTAAGCAAATGCAAATCACGGACAAGCAGCTTCTCATCATCGCTCAGCTCAAGGCTGCGAGCAGGCTTATCGTTGTACAACGCTTCCTTGATGCGTTCAAGCACTTCGATTTCTTGAGCAACTTTTTTGTCTCCGCCCTTAAGGTTTTTACGTGAGCGTTCAATCTTTTTATCAACAGAATCAATATCCGCCAAAATAAGCTCCAAATTAATCGTTTGAATATCGCTAATTGGATCTACCTTGCCAGATACATGCGTAATGTTATCATCTTGGAAGCAGCGAACCACATGAACAATGGCGTCTACCTCACGGATATGCGCCAAAAATTTATTGCCCAATCCTTCGCCTTTGCTTGCACCAGCAACCAAGCCGGCAATATCGACAAACTCAAACGCTGTAGGCACGATGCTCTTAGGAACAACGAGCTCAACCAGCTTGTCCAAACGCTCATCCGGTACTTCAACAACACCAACGTTAGGATCTATTGTACAAAAAGGATAATTGGCAGATTCTGCCCCTGCTTGCGTAATTGCGTTAAACAATGTTGATTTGCCGACGTTGGGCAAACCTACTATTCCTGCTTTCAATGCCATGCTATAAGACACCCCTATTTTCCCGAAAGTAAACAACTCCAGCTATTATACCCCAGCGTCACCTACTTTGAAAGTGCCATCCGTTAAGCCTAAACGGCATTTGATGGCTTCCTTGGCAAATGAAGACGGTTTTCTGATCGATAAAAGCATTGCAAGTTGTGAAAACCTATAAAACTCTGCATTTGAACAGCCGTTTGTTTTTAACCCGTTTTATACCCCTAAACGATATTGTATTTGTGCCTCGCCGCAAGATAGTCACTTCTGAGAATGATAAGCCGCGCTGCGGAAATACTATGTTGGCGCTGGCTTAAGCTGTGCACACAAGCACCTAAAATTTGAGGAGGCAAGCTTATGGAAAATCAGACTCATAAGGGTAATTACAAAGGAACGACGAATATGAAAGCCAAAAATCAAGATATGGCATTCGTAAATGATACCATTGAGGATACAAAATCTGTAACAAATTTCAC from Paenibacillus sp. FSL K6-3182 carries:
- a CDS encoding RNA polymerase sigma-70 factor, producing the protein MDFQKTYAAYRPLLHSIAYRMLGTFSEAEDLVQDVFADYSLLDPSEIKNEKSYLVRMLTNRSINLSQSARKRKEVYVGQWLPEPDVSTVKQDPAEIYAEHEEISYALLVMLEQLTAVERAVFILRESLQYDYEDIASCLHKTTANCRKIYSRAKEKLQEDRSMLPINTDKAETLAVAFMEAASSGNFEKLISLLSEEAILVSDGGGKVRAAIFAIISRERVIAFLKGVIPKTFLGDSHQFADVNGQAGVIVNQAGMPRSVISFRLDEEGQKVERIYVMLNPDKLKHVRIE
- the spoIIR gene encoding stage II sporulation protein R, with product MSSHYSIHSYSNISKSAHSNSGKANKFVYRKSYGFIIFALIILIMSWEAQQMDAAVAGGEIPQEAIRLRILANSDNPADQVVKRLVRDEIVKAMNSWVTGPQTIEEARQTILANMPEIERITAEVLKSRGFEYGSSAELGMVPFPTKMYGNQVYPAGDYEALRITLGEGGGQNWWCVLFPPLCFIDAVSGEASAASAGAETEQASVVKSETAAAKTASLAAAPADTPSQGEAPEAKFFIWEMIESFINWIKSLFS
- the ychF gene encoding redox-regulated ATPase YchF — translated: MALKAGIVGLPNVGKSTLFNAITQAGAESANYPFCTIDPNVGVVEVPDERLDKLVELVVPKSIVPTAFEFVDIAGLVAGASKGEGLGNKFLAHIREVDAIVHVVRCFQDDNITHVSGKVDPISDIQTINLELILADIDSVDKKIERSRKNLKGGDKKVAQEIEVLERIKEALYNDKPARSLELSDDEKLLVRDLHLLTMKTVLYAANVSEDEVSNSDGNEYVQKVREFAAAEGAEVVPISAKVEAEIAELEGEDKEMFLEELGMSESGLNRLISAAYKLLGLYTYFTAGVQEVRAWTIRSGTKAPQAAGVIHTDFERGFIRAEVVSFTDLAAAGSMVAAREKGQVRLEGKEYVVRDGDVIHFRFNV
- the prfA gene encoding peptide chain release factor 1 — encoded protein: MFDRLQALADRYEKLSELLCDPDVSSDPKRLRELSKEQSDLQEAYDAFTEYKQVTEQLDDAKLMQAEKLDDEMREMVKMEIDELSKRQAELDEQIRIVLLPKDPNDDKNVIVEIRGAAGGDEAALFAYELYRMYTKFADAQGWRVELMDFSENDVGGFKEVIFMITGKGAYSKMKFESGAHRVQRIPVTESGGRIHTSTSTVAVMPEVEDVEIEIFDKDIRVDTFCSSGAGGQSVNTTKSAVRVLHVPTGIMATCQDGKSQNENKAKALAVLRARISDVRRQEEEAKYAGERKSKVGTGDRSERIRTYNFPQSRVTDHRIGLTLHKLDSVMNGDLTEVISSLTIAEQADLMEREMA
- a CDS encoding carboxymuconolactone decarboxylase family protein: MTERVQIAKEIPAAYQAMSGLEKYLGTTSIDKQLLELIKIRASQINGCAFCINMHTKDARSLGETEQRIYALSAWRDTPYFTKEERAVLALTEAVTVITKEHVPDAVYEEVARYFESKQVGEIIMAIITINGWNRLAISTGMMPE
- the prmC gene encoding peptide chain release factor N(5)-glutamine methyltransferase, with translation MSKHSEEQWFVAPLTLRQACMQATAILQSEAVEEPRNNAELLLMHLLNMDRAALLRDGSELFPAERLAEWEDLIRRKAAGEPVQYIIGEQWFYGQPFTVSPAVLIPRPETELLVEAVLEAADLIWPPALIAGDMQPPTIVDVGTGSGAIAVTLASQRHAWRVCASDLSPDALAVARTNAIRHDAADRLTFVQGDLLMPFVHGHEQGELQHGELRIDVLVSNPPYIPAADMLELQREVRDYEPHLALEGGPDGLIPYRRMLEQLPLLAQMPRIVAFELGMGQPRIVADMMREMSQWDDIRIISDYAGIERHVIATRS